Proteins encoded together in one Tripterygium wilfordii isolate XIE 37 chromosome 14, ASM1340144v1, whole genome shotgun sequence window:
- the LOC120014262 gene encoding probable 2-oxoglutarate-dependent dioxygenase AOP1, translating to MGSLETLKVPVMDFTKPGALNPGSPEWDSLKVQVKEALKEYGCFQALYNKVPEELHKALFGAAEELFDLPTHIKKLNVCTQPLRGYICHKYPTVVEGMGVEGADVFDEVENFTKTFWPQGNPNFRFVIYNLQSVIILRIPISFVPVISNAKMDAHDFIWIMWNPRFHIIQVRHSSHKTIHSFSREVVELEKMVCRMVFESLGVEKYLQKHMDSTDYLLKFMKYSPLDQNTAASTGPHIGLPSHTDKSTISILYDNEVGGLELQTKNGEWISIQLSPDKFFVLIGDVFHAWSNGHLHTPYHRVTKRGKETRYSAQLFSTPKEGHLVKVPEELVDEQHPLLFKPFCHDELNRFYVASHASGKFDATITDYCGVDRKRSTINIIFFFIVALMLSDLFWTWFQTDRSGSATTMFVGTKRV from the exons atgggCTCTTTGGAAACTCTTAAGGTTCCGGTCATGGACTTCACCAAGCCTGGTGCACTAAATCCAGGCAGTCCTGAGTGGGATTCGCTGAAAGTTCAAGTGAAGGAGGCACTCAAAGAGTATGGCTGCTTTCAAGCTTTGTACAACAAAGTCCCTGAAGAGCTCCACAAGGCCCTTTTTGGTGCAGCTGAAGAGCTTTTTGACCTCCCTACACATATCAAAAAGCTCAATGTTTGTACACAACCCCTTCGTGGTTATATTTGCCATAAGTACCCCACGGTGGTCGAGGGGATGGGGGTTGAAGGTGCCGATGTCTTCGATGAGGTCGAAAACTTCACCAAAACGTTCTGGCCTCAAGGGAATCCGAATTTTAGGTTTGTGATATACAATTTACAATCAGTAATAATCTTACGGATCCCAATATCTTTTGTCCCAGTTATCTCAAATGCTAAAATGGatgcacatgatttcatatggataATGTGGAACCCACGATTTCATATAATTCAAGTGCGACATTCATCTCA cAAAACTATACACTCTTTCTCGAGGGAGGTAGTGGAGTTGGAAAAAATGGTTTGTAGGATGGTTTTTGAAAGTCTGGGTGTTGAGAAATACTTGCAGAAACACATGGACTCCACTGACTACCTTCTCAAGTTCATGAAATATTCACCGCTTGATCAAAACACTGCTGCTAGTACTGGTCCTCATATTGGTCTACCTTCTCACACAGATAAATCCACCATCAGCATATTATATGACAACGAAGTTGGTGGTTTAGAGTTGCAGACCAAGAATGGAGAGTGGATCAGCATCCAATTATCaccagacaagtttttcgtctTGATCGGGGATGTTTTCCAT GCTTGGTCGAATGGGCATTTGCACACTCCATATCATCGTGTGACGAAGAGAGGGAAGGAGACAAGGTACTCGGCACAATTGTTTTCAACTCCAAAAGAAGGTCATTTGGTGAAGGTTCCAGAGGAGTTGGTGGACGAGCAACACCCTTTGCTCTTCAAACCTTTTTGCCATGATGAACTCAACCGTTTCTACGTTGCTAGTCATGCCAGCGGGAAGTTCGATGCTACTATTACAGATTACTGTG GTGTAGATCGAAAGAGATCGACCATcaacatcatcttcttcttcatcgtcgCATTGATGTTGTCAGATCTGTTTTGGACGTGGTTTCAAACTGATAGATCTGGATCTGCAACTACAA TGTTCGTCGGTACCAAGAGGGTTTAG
- the LOC120015673 gene encoding nuclear transcription factor Y subunit B-1-like yields the protein MVDKAGSGAGGSSEDIGGFKEQERLLPIANVGRIMKQILPVNGKISKEAKETMQECVSEFVSFVTSEASEKCKKERRKTINGDDVCWAMGALGFDDYAVPLRRYLYKYRESEGEKINNQDNQNEEKDQEEPTSSHRSLSNRDSELAPNPLMFENRDADDFLEKK from the coding sequence ATGGTTGACAAAGCTGGTTCTGGTGCTGGTGGTTCGAGCGAGGATATTGGGGGGTTCAAGGAGCAAGAGCGGTTGTTACCAATAGCGAACGTTGGTCGGATAATGAAGCAAATCTTGCCAGTGAACGGGAAAATATCGAAGGAAGCGAAGGAAACAATGCAAGAATGTGTGTCGGAGTTCGTCAGCTTTGTGACAAGCGAAGCATCGGAGAAGTGCAAGAAGGAGAGGCGGAAGACGATTAATGGAGACGACGTTTGCTGGGCGATGGGCGCGCTAGGGTTCGATGACTACGCAGTGCCTCTAAGAAGGTATTTGTACAAGTATAGGGAATCAGAAGGAGAGAAAATCAATAACCAAGATAATCAGAATGAAGAGAAGGATCAGGAAGAACCAACTTCTTCGCATAGGAGTTTGAGTAATCGAGATTCAGAACTAGCTCCAAATCCATTAATGTTTGAGAACAGAGATGCTGATGATTTCTTGGAGAAAAAGTGA
- the LOC120014283 gene encoding uncharacterized protein LOC120014283, producing the protein MDVDEVNYDEDSIEDESSRQVGVDGDPGAYPGIGDEHQVEIPPVMKKSDHLSLTNCSSDAEVLRCDFLKFLVGKPLSLVWICEKAKNIKREPGEFVGVATVLEEKDMPPLEYGCTRTKHIFTEGDESKAKVDTNIMSGDCVELRGPNEFFLRQDVKTEMLQNIGDKGYSLVPGYLDDTWSDREEASFLLGLYIFGKNLVQVKKFVETKSMGNILSFYYGKFYRSEKYCRWAGCRKISSSRRCIFGHKIFTGPRQQELSSRLLPRLSEQCQNTLEEVSKMFGEGKMSLEEYVVTLKAAVGLNALIEAVGIGNGKQDLTGIASEPLKSNQVGPARPEVPVGKACSYLTPLEIINFLTGDYRLSKARSNDLFWEAVWPRLLVRGWHSEQPNDNGCAAITTHSLVFLVPGIKKFSRRKLVKGNHYFNSVTDVLTKVASDPTLLELELEADKSYSSKGENGWTNGTNSVQDNSPDQHRHCYLKPRTPNRDTEVMKYTVVDTSLPAYGETFKVREMRSLPVELPNISTSRSQSVESDENSDGASSVAGGQHDKPKSRVLFDLNVAAVPNAEADDPSLMEMTGKHDEEGTKANEHCMPEISACMTQPSSMNSRRHSTRNRPPTARALEALAFGFLSLKPKRKSRDAFSPESSISRPHRARAKFSVMEDSITDVIDDVRGKSICNSNSEVQFDSMETKLT; encoded by the exons ATGGATGTAGATGAAGTGAATTATGATGAGGATAGCATTGAAGATGAATCGTCCAGGCAGGTTGGTGTCGATGGAGATCCGGGGGCTTATCCTGGCATTGGGGATGAGCATCAGGTGGAAATTCCACCTGTTATGAAAAAATCAGACCATCTCTCACTCACAAATTGCTCATCTGATGCAGAAGTCTTGCGTTGCGATTTCCTTAAATTTTTAGTTGGAAAGCCATTATCCTTAGTGTGGATCTGTGAGAaggctaagaacattaaacgtGAGCCTGGGGAGTTTGTTGGTGTTGCCACTGTCTTAGAAGAAAAAGATATGCCTCCCCTTGAATATGGATGCACTAGAACTAAACACATTTTTACAGAAGGTGATGAGTCGAAAGCTAAGGTTGATACAAATATCATGTCTGGTGATTGCGTGGAACTTAGAGGACCGAATGAGTTCTTCTTGCGGCAAGATGTTAAGACTGAAATGCTTCAGAATATTGGAGACAAAGGCTACTCTCTGGTCCCTGGATACTTGGATGACACATGGAGCGATAGAGAAGAAGCTAGTTTTCTTCTCGgtttatatatttttggaaAGAATCTTGTTCAAGTGAAGAAATTTGTTGAGACTAAAAGTATGGGTAATATACTGTCATTTTATTACGGAAAATTTTATAGGTCTGAAAAATATTGCAGATGGGCAGGTTGTCGGAAAATAAGTAGCAGCAGAAGATGTATATTTGGACATAAGATTTTTACAGGACCGAGACAACAAGAGTTATCATCCCGTTTGCTTCCCCGTTTGTCAGAGCAATGCCAAAATACTTTAGAAGAG GTGTCAAAGATGTTTGGAGAGGGAAAAATGTCACTTGAAGAATATGTTGTCACCTTGAAGGCTGCAGTTGGATTGAATGCTCTTATAGAAGCTGTTGGAATAGGTAACGGGAAGCAAGACCTCACAGGCATTGCCTCGGAGCCCCTAAAGTCCAATCAAGTTGGTCCTGCCCGTCCTGAAGTACCAGTTGGTAAAGCATGCTCCTACCTTACACCTTTGGAAATTATCAACTTTTTAACAGGTGACTATCGATTAAGCAAAGCTCGGTCTAATGATCTTTTTTGGGAGGCTGTTTGGCCTCGTTTGCTCGTTAGAGGCTGGCACTCCGAGCAGCCTAATGATAATGGTTGTGCTGCTATTACCACGCATTCTTTGGTTTTTCTAGTCCCTGGTATCAAGAAATTTTCAAGAAGGAAACTAGTAAAAGGAAACCATTATTTTAACTCTGTCACTGATGTCCTGACCAAAGTTGCATCTGATCCTACGCTTCTTGAGCTTGAGCTAGAAGCCGATAAGAGCTATAGTAGCAAGGGAGAAAATGGGTGGACCAATGGTACAAATTCGGTCCAAGACAACTCCCCTGATCAGCATCGCCATTGTTATCTCAAACCACGAACTCCCAACCGCGATACTGAAGTCATGAAGTATACTGTTGTAGATACAAGCCTGCCAGCCTATGGTGAAACATTTAAGGTAAGAGAAATGAGAAGCCTACCAGTTGAACTGCCGAATATTTCCACCTCCAGAAGTCAATCTGTAGAGAGTGATGAGAATTCTGATGGGGCATCTTCTGTTGCTGGAGGTCAGCATGACAAACCGAAATCCCGAGTCTTGTTTGACCTAAATGTAGCTGCTGTACCAAATGCTGAAGCCGATGACCCTTCATTGATGGAAATGACAGGAAAACACGATGAAGAAGGCACAAAAGCAAATGAACACTGTATGCCGGAGATCTCTGCATGCATGACGCAGCCATCTAGCATGAACTCTAGGAGACATAGCACGAGAAACCGGCCACCTACTGCTAGAGCTCTGGAAGCTCTTGCTTTTGGGTTTCTTAGCTTAAAGCCAAAGCGAAAGAGTCGGGACGCCTTTTCTCCAGAAAGCTCAATATCAAGACCTCACCGTGCTCGTGCTAAGTTTAGTGTCATGGAGGATTCAATTACAGATGTCATTGACGACGTAAGAGGGAAGAGTATATGTAATAGTAACAGTGAGGTTCAGTTTGATTCAATGGAAACCAAGCTTACATGA
- the LOC120015001 gene encoding uncharacterized protein LOC120015001, with product MKTKATDLRRLKGEEATGYREKDNDPTKFYMKPPCSRFEVGDMVWAKVDPYPWWPGQIFNEALADPCVHNEKIEGYVLVAFFGDDSYGWFNPMKLVPFDCHYVKKSKQSNDPSFVNAVEEAENETRRRVALGLQCRCRNSNFRPRVFEGFLAVDVVGYEPGGVYSIKQTKTARDEFRPLEILSFVQQLALMRRSVLHRSVDQIKIVARVLAYRKAVFEEFDVAYAQAFAASQKYSVKPVEVSNRLAELQAKALLSWPRAIPESSGVRKCSPGPMKGKDQVNRDKYLCKQEEGLDVAKVHNVGKRKVNFPSSSKKVTKMSDSLKLEPSGLKCRKVSFGFVNRALGSGLTLKKAISLGKKSPLEKMHVANAKVDWEQNSTELVNRSLSFGQTQPRCSKAFEHYNGLIKLSAADSNSGDRSFPSKPPKKRLKLEFRSQVEQNSRNSDCLKKTFKGTKKLNNLKSSSAEKKMGILGPEKPRREKKVVSIPAESYRNSLMKLNAPVKGSEVAEVLGKALNDLSFKGLKKPNKLNSLPAAKKNGIQEPAKSQGQDENKKGLGVQIQPNKNSRAKLKAPTRAAPVMLMMQFPRYSTLPSVSELKAKFARFRPLDHSCPRVFWNSSICQIVFNCEYDAHAAYSYAVSTISLFGNKKVDYYLQALDASTSVLPNLGKWHSEVPSLGFGDSLEKKLAAPRQRIPKANVKSCLKRPLGNELLVPSANPLTKLMSGANGDHGGGEQLVVYRNVLTSEGDHLSLSHATINGCSTNSQRVLPLLPHPPDWISNVRELERFVEACNVQHLQCQARNNSICTTTQSADISGPLLNLLARCKDTVTSIVSTPNN from the exons ATGAAGACTAAAGCTACCGATTTGAGAAGATTGAAAGGGGAAGAAGCAACTGGATACAGAGAAAAGGACAATGACcctacaaaattttatatgaagCCACCATGTTCTAGATTTGAAGTTGGAGATATGGTGTGGGCAAAGGTAGATCCATATCCTTGGTGGCCTGGGCAGATATTCAATGAGGCTCTTGCAGACCCTTGTGTGCATAATGAAAAGATAGAGGGTTATGTGTTGGTTGCATTTTTTGGCGATGATAGCTATGGATGGTTTAATCCGATGAAACTTGTCCCATTTGACTGTCACTATGTTAAGAAATCAAAGCAATCAAATGATCCGTCTTTTGTTAATGCTGTTGAAGAGGCAGAGAATGAGACAAGGAGAAGGGTAGCGCTTGGATTACAGTGTAGGTGTCGGAATTCAAACTTTCGGCCTAGAGTATTTGAAGGTTTCCTTGCAGTTGATGTAGTTGGTTATGAACCTGGTGGAGTGTACTCAATTAAGCAAACTAAGACGGCTAGAGACGAATTTCGGCCACTTGAGATACTCTCCTTTGTCCAGCAATTGGCATTGATGCGACGAAGTGTTTTGCATAGAAGTGTTGATCAGATAAAGATTGTTGCGAGAGTTCTTGCTTACCGTAAAGCTGTGTTTGAGGAGTTTGATGTGGCGTATGCCCAAGCCTTTGCGGCATCACAAAAATACTCTGTGAAGCCGGTGGAGGTCTCAAATCGGCTCGCAGAGTTGCAGGCTAAAG CTTTATTGAGTTGGCCACGTGCAATTCCTGAATCTTCAGGGGTTAGAAAGTGCTCTCCTGGCCCTATGAAAGGTAAGGACCAAGTTAACAGGGACAAGTACCTCTGTAAGCAAGAAGAAGGGCTAGATGTTGCAAAAGTTCATAATGTTGGTAAGAGGAAAGTAAATTTCCCCAGTTCGTCAAAGAAAGTGACTAAAATGTCTGATTCCTTGAAATTGGAACCTTCTGGGCTCAAATGTAGAAAAGTGAGTTTTGGCTTTGTGAATAGAGCTCTGGGTTCAGGTCTTACCTTGAAAAAAGCCATCTCTCTGGGAAAGAAATCACCACTTGAGAAAATGCATGTAGCTAACGCGAAGGTTGATTGGGAACAAAATTCAACAGAATTGGTTAACAGATCTCTAAGTTTTGGACAAACCCAACCCAGATGTTCAAAGGCATTTGAGCATTACAATGGTCTGATAAAACTTTCAGCAGCTGACAGTAATTCTGGGGATCGATCTTTTCCTTCAAAACCACCAAAGAAACGGCTGAAACTTGAATTTCGTTCACAGGTTGAGCAAAATAGCAGAAACTCAGATTGTCTGAAGAAAACATTCAAGGGGACGAAGAAACTGAACAACCTGAAGTCATCGTCGGCTGAAAAGAAGATGGGCATCCTGGGGCCAGAGAAGCCCCGGAGAGAAAAAAAGGTTGTGAGCATTCCTGCAGAGTCGTATCGGAATTCATTGATGAAGCTCAATGCCCCTGTAAAGGGATCTGAAGTGGCTGAAGTCCTGGGGAAGGCACTAAATGATCTTTCATTCAAGGGGTTGAAGAAACCTAACAAGCTGAATTCATTGCCAGCTGCAAAGAAGAATGGCATCCAGGAGCCTGCAAAGTCCCAGGGACAAGATGAAAACAAAAAGGGTCTGGGAGTTCAAATTCAACCTAATAAAAATTCAAGAGCAAAGCTCAAAGCTCCCACAAGGGCTGCACCTGTAATGCTAATGATGCAGTTCCCTCGTTACTCAACACTGCCCTCAGTTTCAGAACTGAAAGCGAAATTTGCTCGCTTTAGACCTCTTGATCATTCTTGCCCCCGTGTGTTCTGGAATTCTTCAATCTGTCAAATTGTGTTCAACTGTGAATATGATGCGCATGCAGCATACAGCTACGCAGTTTCAACGATTTCTTTGTTTGGAAACAAGAAAGTTGACTACTACTTGCAAGCTCTGGATGCGTCTACCTCAGTGTTACCTAACTTGGGGAAGTGGCATTCAGAAGTACCATCCTTAGGTTTTGGTGATTCCCTTGAAAAAAAGCTGGCAGCACCTCGGCAGCGGATCCCAAAGGCTAACGTTAAGTCATGTCTGAAGAGGCCATTAGGTAATGAGTTGCTTGTTCCTAGTGCGAACCCTCTCACTAAACTAATGTCTGGTGCGAATGGCGATCATGGTGGTGGAGAGCAGTTGGTGGTTTATCGCAATGTTTTGACCTCTGAAGGTGATCATTTATCACTTTCCCATGCAACCATCAATGGCTGTTCAACAAACTCACAAAGGGTCTTGCCTCTTCTTCCTCACCCCCCTGACTGGATATCAAATGTGCGTGAACTGGAACGTTTTGTTGAAGCTTGTAATGTGCAGCATCTCCAATGCCAGGCAAGGAATAATAGTATCTGTACTACCACCCAGAGCGCTGACATCTCCGGTCCACTGCTAAACCTCTTGGCCAGGTGCAAAGATACTGTTACGAGTATAGTAAGTACTCCAAATAACTGA
- the LOC120015691 gene encoding uncharacterized protein LOC120015691 — translation MKTGFKKTRVLSDWVYGKDHNVDVRENVKRGRGEHGFCTGIDFVSESTGKVNSMRNYGFVFEGREIEGEREMDLVEISSVNPPCPRFEAGDMVWGKVESYPWWPGQIFNKAFAVPSVHNEKIEGHALVAFFGDDSYGWFDPLKLIPFDYHYAEKLKQTKSRSFVNAVQEAEIETARRASLGLSCWCRDSNFRHTGVEGFLAVDLVGYAPGGVYSVKQIKKAREGFCALEMLKFLQHVALKPCWIFHETLDRIKALARVLAYRRAVFEEFDDTYVHAFGAQQEHSVNNMKVLDKLNKVPCEALLSKSLRSGESSGVRKSSVSSMKVNDQVNIENYLSKKKDDPEVRHLSKSSSILSTYKEKSALVPVSLKVNFLGQEYKNMNSGFVDRAGSVLTSKEAAPMKKKSPHQKISSITVAANREARRTESVNRSQVEQAQPGWSKVVEHQNGLANVPEDVNSIRDLPFALKPPKKRLKPENASMAGQSDINPAFLKTSNRLKRPNKLKSFAAEKKIEIQKPVKSHGNDGKSMNTTVSVQQNANPNPFKKLAAPTRVAPKVLLMQFPRHARLPSVSELKARFARYGFLDHSPPPCVFWKSSTCRVVFECEADAQVAYQYAISNSSMFGKMKVYYYLEDLNAPKFVLPTSQKENFEKPSSTCGDSPKPKSTDTQQLVLHPRANLESCLKNPLVYELSGPSEKLQVNLFSGGDDAGAADQLMVNSSILKSEGNHSSLPGATISTTTSERGIRPVLSPGLEIKYA, via the exons ATGAAGACTGGGTTTAAGAAAACTAGGGTTTTGAGTGATTGGGTTTATGGTAAGGATCATAATGTCGATGTTAGAGAAAATgtgaagagagggagaggggaaCATGGGTTTTGTACAGGGATTGATTTTGTATCTGAATCTACAGGGAAGGTGAACAGTATGAGAAACTATGGGTTTGTATTTGAAGGAAGAGAAATAGAGGGAGAAAGAGAAATGGATTTGGTTGAGATTTCTTCTGTGAATCCGCCATGTCCCAGATTTGAAGCTGGGGATATGGTGTGGGGAAAGGTTGAATCATATCCATGGTGGCCGGGGCAGATATTCAATAAGGCATTTGCTGTCCCCAGTGTGCATAATGAGAAAATAGAGGGTCATGCGTTGGTTGCATTTTTTGGGGATGATAGCTATGGTTGGTTTGACCCATTAAAGCTCATCCCCTTTGATTATCACTACGCTGAGAAATTGAAGCAGACAAAATCTCGATCTTTTGTAAATGCTGTCCAAGAGGCAGAGATTGAGACTGCGAGAAGGGCATCGCTGGGTTTGTCATGCTGGTGTCGGGATTCAAATTTTCGACATACTGGTGTTGAAGGGTTCCTTGCAGTTGATTTGGTTGGATATGCACCTGGTGGAGTGTACTCAGTGAAGCAAATTAAGAAGGCAAGAGAAGGATTTTGTGCACTTGAGATGCTGAAGTTTTTACAGCATGTGGCATTGAAGCCATGTTGGATTTTCCATGAAACTCTGGATAGGATTAAGGCACTGGCTAGAGTTCTTGCTTACAGGAGAGCAGTGTTTGAGGAGTTTGACGACACATATGTCCATGCCTTTGGAGCTCAACAAGAACACTCTGTCAACAACATGAAGGTTTTGGATAAGCTGAATAAGGTCCCATGTGAAG CTCTATTGAGTAAGTCACTGAGAAGTGGTGAATCTTCAGGAGTAAGAAAGAGCTCTGTTAGTTCTATGAAAGTGAATGACCAAGTTAACATAGAGAACTATCTTTCCAAGAAAAAAGATGATCCAGAAGTTCGTCATCTCAGCAAGAGCAGCTCAATTCTATCAACATATAAGGAGAAATCAGCACTAGTACCTGTTTCTTTGAAAGTGAATTTTCTTGGCCAAGAGTATAAAAACATGAATTCTGGCTTTGTGGACAGAGCTGGTTCAGTTCTTACTTCCAAAGAAGCTGCACCAATGAAGAAGAAATCACCACATCAGAAAATTAGTTCAATTACTGTGGCAGCTAATCGGGAAGCAAGAAGAACGGAATCAGTTAACAGATCTCAAGTTGAACAAGCTCAACCAGGATGGTCTAAAGTAGTTGAACATCAAAATGGGCTGGCTAATGTGCCAGAAGATGTCAATAGTATTAGAGATCTCCCTTTTGCTCTAAAACCTCCTAAAAAACGGCTGAAACCTGAAAACGCTTCAATGGCTGGACAAAGTGACATAAACCCAGCTTTTCTGAAAACATCCAATCGGCTTAAGAGACCAAACAAGCTGAAGTCATTTGCAGCTGAGAAGAAGATTGAAATCCAGAAGCCTGTGAAATCCCATGGAAATGATGGAAAAAGCATGAACACAACTGTTTCAGTACAGCAGAATGCAAATCCAAATCCATTCAAGAAGCTTGCAGCACCTACAAGAGTTGCACCTAAAGTGTTATTGATGCAATTCCCTCGTCACGCAAGACTGCCATCTGTTTCAGAACTGAAAGCAAGATTTGCACGCTATGGATTTCTTGATCATTCTCCTCCGCCTTGTGTTTTCTGGAAATCTTCTACCTGTAGAGTTGTGTTCGAATGTGAGGCTGATGCCCAAGTGGCATATCagtatgcaatttcaaacagctCCATGTTTGGCAAAATGAAAGTTTACTACTACCTAGAAGACCTGAATGCGCCTAAGTTTGTGTTGCCTACCTCGCAGAAGGAGAATTTTGAAAAACCTTCCTCAACATGTGGTGATTCTCCGAAACCAAAATCCACGGACACTCAGCAGCTGGTGCTGCATCCAAGAGCCAATCTCGAGTCTTGCCTGAAGAATCCTTTGGTTTATGAGTTGAGCGGTCCTAGTGAGAAATTGCAGGTGAATCTTTTCTCCGGTGGGGATGATGCAGGTGCTGCAGATCAGTTGATGGTCAATAGCAGCATCCTAAAATCTGAAGGTAATCATTCATCACTTCCCGGTGCAACCATTAGCACAACAACGTCTGAAAGGGGCATACGTCCTGTTCTCTCTCCCGGACTGGAAATCaaatatgcttga
- the LOC120014264 gene encoding probable galacturonosyltransferase-like 4 encodes MASWSLGLLSLLLFLFLFLFLLHQPTTTSAIRIDAIIRKPSSPELPNFREAPAFQNGYSCGSRESDKIHIAMTLDANYLRGTMAAILSMLQHCTCPENLNFHILSAHYAPELYSSINSTFPYLNFKIYRFDSNRVRGKISKSIRQALDQPLNYARIYLADFLPIDVERVIYLDSDIVVVDDIANLWNVSMEDKVVAAPEYCHANFTQYFTDSFWSDPDMPKTFTGRKPCYFNTGVMVVDVEKWRKGGYTEKVEEWMAVQKQKRIYHLGSLPPFLLVFAGNIKAVNHRWNQHGLGGDNFEGKCRKMHPGPISLLHWSGKGKPWLRLDSRKPCPIDHLWAPYDLYHSDKHHFEE; translated from the coding sequence ATGGCCTCATGGAGCCTTGGCCTCCTGTCTCtgctcctcttcctcttcctcttcctcttcctcctccaccaACCCACCACTACCTCTGCCATCCGTATCGATGCCATTATCCGAAAACCCTCCTCCCCGGAGCTCCCAAACTTTCGTGAAGCCCCAGCTTTCCAAAACGGGTACTCGTGCGGGTCAAGAGAATCCGATAAGATCCACATTGCCATGACCCTGGATGCAAATTATTTACGAGGTACAATGGCGGCAATATTGTCCATGTTACAACATTGTACATGTCCTGAAAACCTCAATTTCCACATCCTGTCTGCACATTACGCCCCTGAACTTTATTCCAGCATCAACTCCACCTTCCCTTACCTCAATTTCAAGATTTATAGATTCGATTCCAATCGTGTCCGCGGTAAAATCTCTAAATCTATTCGACAAGCTCTAGACCAACCGCTCAACTATGCTCGAATCTACCTAGCTGATTTTCTACCCATTGATGTAGAAAGAGTGATTTACTTAGACTCGGACATTGTTGTTGTGGACGACATTGCAAACTTATGGAACGTCAGCATGGAAGACAAGGTTGTAGCAGCCCCTGAATATTGCCATGCAAATTTCACACAATATTTCACAGATTCATTCTGGTCTGACCCGGATATGCCGAAGACATTTACGGGTAGAAAGCCTTGCTATTTCAATACAGGAGTGATGGTGGTGGATGTGGAGAAGTGGAGAAAAGGAGGGTATACGGAGAAAGTGGAGGAATGGATGGCAGTGCAGAAGCAGAAGAGGATTTATCATTTAGGGTCATTGCCAccatttttgttggtttttgcTGGGAATATTAAGGCAGTGAATCATAGATGGAACCAACATGGATTGGGTGGAGACAATTTTGAAGGAAAATGCAGGAAAATGCATCCAGGTCCGATTAGTCTTTTGCATTGGAGTGGTAAAGGGAAGCCTTGGTTAAGGTTAGATTCTAGGAAGCCTTGTCCAATTGATCATCTTTGGGCACCTTATGATCTCTACCATTCTGATAAACACCATTTTGAAGAATAA